The following proteins come from a genomic window of Andrena cerasifolii isolate SP2316 chromosome 6, iyAndCera1_principal, whole genome shotgun sequence:
- the Hacl gene encoding 2-hydroxyacyl-CoA lyase, which yields MKNGNEILAEALKEQGIEYVFGIMGHPVIDLAISMQVAGLQYLGFRNEQAACYAAQAYGYLTRKPAVVLCVSGPGLLHVVGGMANAQVNCWPVIVIGGSCPQDHEGIGGFQEWPQVEASKPYCKYAARPPQAILIPLHVEKAVRLSTYGRPGVAYLDFPATILTQSVDEDKIYKVAPCPPPPLIYPDRQLVQQAANLLMRAKKPLIIVGKGAAYGRAEKEIRSLVYSTGIPFLPTPMGKGVVPDTDERCVSTARTAALQQSDVVLLLGARLNWMLHFGRPPRYQSDVKVIQIDLCPEELHNSIPSAVAIQSDVSTAVECLVTILKSLKWSIHRSSPWWQDLLAKSNKNKAMVHKMSLDTSVPLNYYTVFKHIQDTIPADSIICSEGANTMDIGKTMLLNNEPRHRLDAATFGTMGVGLGFAIAAALYCKNNAPTKRVFCVEGDSAFGFSGMEIETMFRYKLPIIIIIVNNNGIYGGLDTETFRQIQASGEATQVTPPYSLTCETRYEKMIEMFGHKGHFCTTVQDIQRAIKSSLQVKDAPSIINIMINPQASRKEQKFSWLTESKL from the exons GGTATCGAGTATGTGTTCGGAATCATGGGGCATCCTGTGATCGATCTAGCCATATCCATGCAGGTTGCAGGTCTCCAGTATCTTGGATTTAGAAACGAGCAAGCAGCGTGCTACGCTGCGCAAGCTTACGGCTACCTGACGA gaaAACCTGCGGTAGTGTTATGCGTTTCCGGGCCAGGATTGCTTCACGTGGTCGGCGGCATGGCGAACGCGCAAGTGAATTGTTG GCCGGTCATAGTAATTGGGGGATCGTGTCCCCAGGATCACGAAGGTATCGGCGGTTTTCAGGAATGGCCACAGGTAGAAGCCAGTAAACCCTATTGTAAATATGCCGCCAGGCCTCCGCAGGCAATTCTCATACCGCTTCACGTGGAAAAGGCCGTTCGTCTTTCTACTTACGGTCGCCCAG GCGTCGCGTACTTGGACTTCCCAGCGACTATACTGACCCAATCGGTCGATGAAGATAAAATATATAAGGTGGCGCCTTGCCCACCGCCACCACTCATCTATCCTGACCGCCAATTAGTTCAGCAGGCGGCTAACTTACTCATGCGAGCGAAAAAGCCTTTAATAATTGTTGGAAAAG GGGCTGCTTACGGCAGAGCGGAAAAAGAAATCCGTAGCCTTGTGTATTCGACGGGTATTCCGTTCCTTCCGACGCCAATGGGAAAGGGAGTTGTTCCGGACACGGACGAACGATGCGTTTCTACCGCGCGAACCGCCGCGTTGCAACAAAGCGACGTTGTTTTATTACTGGGCGCCAGATTGAATTGGATGCTACATTTCGGCCGCCCGCCTCGTTATCAATCTGATGTTAAAGTGATACAG ATCGACTTATGTCCAGAAGAATTGCATAATTCTATTCCATCTGCAGTCGCGATTCAGTCTGATGTATCCACAGCCGTGGAGTGTCTCGTTACCATTTTGAAATCGCTCAAATGGTCCATCCATCGAAGCAGTCCGTGGTGGCAAGATCTTCTGGCTAAATCCAACAAAAATAAAGCAATGGTTCAC AAAATGTCACTGGACACTTCTGTGCCTTTAAATTACTATACTGTTTTCAAACATATCCAAGATACCATTCCAGCAG ATTCCATCATTTGCTCGGAAGGAGCCAACACAATGGACATTGGAAAGACCATGTTATTGAACAACGAACCCCGCCACAGATTGGACGCCGCTACCTTTGGTACTATGGGGGTGGGTTTAGGTTTCGCCATCGCAGCCGCTCTTTATTGCAAAAACAACGCGCCCACGAAACGAGTCTTTTGCGTGGAAGGAGACAGTGCTTTCGGATTCTCCGGCATGGAAATTGAAACGATGTTTAG GTACAAATTGCCTATCATTATAATTATCGTGAATAACAACGGGATTTATGGCGGCTTAGACACTGAAACTTTCAGGCAAATACAAGCTTCGGGAGAGGCCACGCAAGT GACACCGCCGTACTCTTTAACGTGTGAAACGCGTTACGAAAAAATGATAGAGATGTTCGGTCACAAAGGACACTTCTGCACGACCGTGCAAGATATTCAACGTGCCATAAAGTCGTCCCTTCAG GTGAAAGATGCACCtagcattataaatattatgaTCAATCCTCAAGCTAGTCGCAAAGAGCAGAAATTTAGCTGGTTGACAGAATCAAAACTTTAA